AACGACAGCGACCTTGACAAAGCCGAGCGCCGACTTGACGATCTCACGGTTCTTGGAACCGACGAAAACGACAatggtggcgacgagctccgAGATGAGATCGTTAGAGAcgtcgtccttgaactCGAAGAGGAGACGCGACAGCGCGTTGATACTGGCCGAGATCATGTGCGGAGTGTCGGCAGTGAGACCAGCAGCCACCATGGTAATGTACTCCTGGACGTTGGCAGCGACCGTgttctcctccatctcctcgctgtcctcgtcgacaggGACATGCTGCTTGACCTCGCCACCCTTGGACATCTTGTGCGCCATGAGGACGAGTAGGTCGTAACCGGCGTCACGGGCCTTCTCGTTAGTCTCCTTCGTGCCAAGGACAGCCTCGGAGAGCAGCTCGgggatgaggtggaggcggtcTGTGGGAAGCGCCTCGACAACCGTGCCGAGAAGCTGGAGGCGGTCGCGCTGGGCACCGGCGCCAACACCAGTCGCGACCTCATTGAGCTtctggacgaggagctcgaggttgtcgcCGTTGacagcgacgccgagcttgccggCTTCGATGAGACGGGTGAGGAGACGATACGCCTTCTTCTGGACCGTCGCATCCGAGTGAAGCAGCAGAGCCTGAGTGGACGTCGCATCGAACAGGGCCACTGATTGAGCCGGAGCAAGGCTCGGAACGAAGATGATGAGCAGGTCCATCATAGTGTGCGAGATAGGCGATGCGCCGGGACCAGGGATCTTGGATGACCCGAGATTCTCTCCGAGGTGCTTGGTGACTGTGTTGTACGTCTCAACGATGTCCGAAGAGTCCATGATGCGGACCCACGCGGCGatgacgtcgccgaccatGCCGCGCTGCTCGCGAGGAGTGGAGCTGAAGACGTTGAGGAGCACACCGACCATGTCCTTGGCCAGGGCCTTGAGCGCAACAAGGTCCTCCTTCGCACGCTCCTGGTCGACACCGAACTGCTTGCGCAGCTCAGATGGGTCAGTTGTCGAGCCAAGCAGACGCTCGGTTGAGGTGACGAGCGCGGTCAATGAGCGGAGCAGTGGCGAGAGAAGGAGCGGTTGGGAGTAGAGGAGGTTAGTGATGAGGCTGAGGAACTGGCTGGTGAGGCCCTGGGGTTAGTCTTGTTCCAATATAGCCACTCacgtccttgaggtcgcgAGGCATGTCGCAAAAGCCGGGGAGGCATGCCCAGATCTGGCTAACAATGGTCTCCCagaccttggcctcggtgTCCTTGCCAGCGTCCTcagccttgaccttgcgctcgaAGATGCGCTCGGACAATGGGCGGAAGTACTCGGCGAAGTACGCAAGCGAGTCGTTGGTCGTGCGCGCGCGGATGAGGGGCAGGAGGTGGGCACGGCCAGGCTGAGGCGGACGGCCTGAGGCATCCGGCTCGATGTTGAGTGGGAGCGCCTTAAGCACGCCCTCCACACCGATAACCTCGATGGCCATGccgagcacgtcgtcgaccttgttCTTGTGGTCGAAGCCCTGCTGACTGCGGAGGTCTCCCACGTCCTGGAtaagggggaggaggagctcctcaGCGGCAGTCTGGGCGCACCCCGCAGGGTCAATCTTCGCCTCGCCCGGCGCAATACGGAGACGCAAACGCGAGATGAgtgcggcgaggatggtgagAAGGTACTCGATGCGGATAGCGTGCGAGTCGAGGGCCTCGGTGAGCGCCGCAAGCAGGCGAGTGAGGAACGGCGTCTTCTGCTTCTTGCGGGCGCCGGGCATGTGCGAACCGCGGCGCATGAAGTCGATCGCGGCGACGATACCGTCATCCGTGATGCAGTACCTCACAATGCCGTTCGCGACGGCATCTGCCGCGGCAGCGCAGACGGTTGCCGATGTGGAGGGCGCCAGGAGGGTTTCGTTGAAGATGAGGTTGAAAGCCTTGGGGAGGTACGCCCCGAGGTTTGCGGGGTCCTGGAGCACCATCTTAATGAGGGCAGAGCTCAGCGCCGACAAGTACGACGTCATGTCTGACGAGCCGAGCTCAGGTGGCGACTGGAGGAGCGAGTCAACGATCTTGGGCAGGTTGGTCATGACAGCGGGCTTGGCAGCGT
Above is a genomic segment from Cutaneotrichosporon cavernicola HIS019 DNA, chromosome: 1 containing:
- the RRP12 gene encoding uncharacterized protein (ribosomal protein) yields the protein MASVTPDFGTQLANVRRLTSSAQAHQAKPAQLLTAIEATISSTLPGSSLPHSSTAYFTALLQCLEKACADEILPGETGEEMAETENMSSGALIPATLYLLAIVVPETPAQVVLSKLSPLLESLLPLYPTALEHPPPLRSLIQICTSAILFATPGLMGSSPLLKRAWNYLLELNLDPRPKVRHLAQEGVRKILITPVPPRVTPGAHPYLPRARDWVTNVLEEDIRSGGSSKPTFKGKKTRFADSEDSEGKKAIWVVQGLRGWVAVWGDDELSKLCGLLLALPPHPHLTTQVYSLLAHLLSPPPADQHAAKPAVMTNLPKIVDSLLQSPPELGSSDMTSYLSALSSALIKMVLQDPANLGAYLPKAFNLIFNETLLAPSTSATVCAAAADAVANGIVRYCITDDGIVAAIDFMRRGSHMPGARKKQKTPFLTRLLAALTEALDSHAIRIEYLLTILAALISRLRLRIAPGEAKIDPAGCAQTAAEELLLPLIQDVGDLRSQQGFDHKNKVDDVLGMAIEVIGVEGVLKALPLNIEPDASGRPPQPGRAHLLPLIRARTTNDSLAYFAEYFRPLSERIFERKVKAEDAGKDTEAKVWETIVSQIWACLPGFCDMPRDLKDGLTSQFLSLITNLLYSQPLLLSPLLRSLTALVTSTERLLGSTTDPSELRKQFGVDQERAKEDLVALKALAKDMVGVLLNVFSSTPREQRGMVGDVIAAWVRIMDSSDIVETYNTVTKHLGENLGSSKIPGPGASPISHTMMDLLIIFVPSLAPAQSVALFDATSTQALLLHSDATVQKKAYRLLTRLIEAGKLGVAVNGDNLELLVQKLNEVATGVGAGAQRDRLQLLGTVVEALPTDRLHLIPELLSEAVLGTKETNEKARDAGYDLLVLMAHKMSKGGEVKQHVPVDEDSEEMEENTVAANVQEYITMVAAGLTADTPHMISASINALSRLLFEFKDDVSNDLISELVATIVVFVGSKNREIVKSALGFVKVAVVALPINTVEPHLDALVPALLGWVHDHKNHFKSKTVHIFERMIRKFGYDVVYKNAPAGGERKVLENIKRRKDRAKRKKAAAENGDDDDEGKPKQSSGNAFDDILYNSDSDLESDGEEEARPIKPLSKRQRKAAAAAAAAGQTFIRNEGDEPMDLLSRSIAGGVTSADPSAASRKRKPGQDAAHFKTDRSGKLVIEESGDEDEGMDMKRGAGEGTAYMAAMRSVDGATRDARGGLKFNKNTKRAREAEREDEAMMDLDELIGDKKPKKAKKRAVKLGEEFRSKRGKGDVKRSDGPDPFSYVPIGQAAQRKDRVGHRVNLTNKKKGSRA